A window of the Cheilinus undulatus linkage group 21, ASM1832078v1, whole genome shotgun sequence genome harbors these coding sequences:
- the LOC121529595 gene encoding fibrous sheath CABYR-binding protein translates to MDLENSGEVLDVSEPPQQEESVMEKEVLSKLETPEEPTEPEKPPAADGETEQLPVNGHDAEVINLTETEELNVTETVTLSEERTEMEMEDSPPIEPSDMESEPVAVAPPEPDESSEKISDPEAENTQPQEQPEPENDPLPVQAPLADKLPEPEPEKPSESVPEAEQQEQMPPEPEAVQLMNTEPLIQEEKVSELVDTETQQQTPMDIEAEAAEPLKVVKEEKPAEIENLVENLKTLVVREEVEQISDLVAGASPEKPAETEKMVETVLVADVSPEKPAETEKMVETVVVADVSPEKSAETEKLVETVLATEVQTELVPNKSPEKPAETEKVAETVPLASVSPENPAEPVTLKEESVAENEIVKPAEEEKKEMEQEKSIVSDTLKGVEAAAGGEGDKSETKAVEAEKEEETVPASGSLSFALLEQEQTKDALRISRTLVVLRGLPGSGKSFLARAIADAYKDHCSVLCADEHGVKPESPEASADGYKALDDAVVACCGAAASSVLVVVDDTNHTQDRLAHLGEIAEQHHLVAVFLEPRTEWSRDPAQLTKKTRRGLEAAQLEAMKGPLSEMSIPLYFGWFLLSSVQEKVRCTSMDFLKTLDTLETFKKHLPDFTGKAEKEVDLEQYFQAKGALHCTTKFCNYGKAEGAKEYADNQAVKDLYGTVSELSLSALFVTPRTVGARVSLTEEQLMLWPADAEKEADVPAAASLPRGSRAHVTLGCAEGVEPVQTGLDLLEILALQQEGQQGELVEEMELGSLTYYGSGRWLLSLREPICAPACFSSYYGRKESEPAKKEPERRRNKKCTIL, encoded by the exons ATGGATTTAGAAAATAGTGGTGAGGTTTTGGATGTGTCAGAGCCTCCACAGCAAGAGGAGAGTGTCATGGAAAAAGAGGTTTTGTCCAAATTGGAGACACCAGAGGAACCCACAGAGCCTGAGAAGCCACCAGCTGCTGATGGAGAGACCGAGCAGCTGCCTGTGAACGGCCATGATGCTGAGGTCATAAACTTGACCGAAACAGAGGAGCTGAACGTGACAGAAACTGTTACACTGTCCGAGGAGAGAACTGAAATGGAAATGGAGGATAGCCCGCCCATAGAACCATCTGACATGGAGTCGGAGCCTGTTGCGGTGGCTCCACCAGAACCAGATGAGTCATCTGAAAAGATCTCTGACCCAGAAGCAGAAAACACCCAACCTCAAGAGCAGCCGGAGCCAGAGAATGACCCATTGCCTGTGCAAGCACCTCTGGCAGACAAGCTCCCTGAACCAGAGCCAGAGAAACCATCAGAATCAGTCCCTGAAGCTGAACAGCAAGAGCAAATGCCACCTGAACCAGAAGCAGTACAGCTGATGAATACAGAACCACTTATCCAAGAAGAGAAAGTGTCAGAGCTAGTGGACACTGAAACACAACAGCAGACTCCAATGGATATTGAGGCAGAAGCAgcagagcctttaaaagtggtgaaagaagAAAAACCTGCAGAAATTGAGAATTTAGTGGAGAATTTGAAGACGTTGGTAGTTCGGGAAGAAGTGGAGCAAATATCAGATTTGGTGGCCGGTGCTTCCCCAGAAAAGCCAGCAGAAACTGAGAAAATGGTGGAAACTGTGTTGGTTGCTGACGTTTCCCCAGAAAAGCCAGCAGAAACTGAGAAAATGGTGGAAACTGTGGTGGTTGCTGACGTTTCCCCAGAAAAGtctgcagaaacagagaaatTGGTGGAGACTGTGTTGGCGACAGAAGTCCAGACTGAATTGGTGCCTAACAAGTCCCCAGAAAAGccagcagaaacagagaaagtAGCCGAGACTGTGCCATTGGCCAGTGTTTCCCCAGAGAATCCAGCAGAACCTGTGACACTAAAAGAggagtcagtggctgaaaatgaaaTTGTGAAACCTgcggaggaggagaagaaggaaatGGAACAAGAAAAATCAATTGTGTCTGACACTCTTAAGGGAGTTGAGGCTGCAGCAGGGGGTGAAGGTGATAAGTCTGAGACGAAAGCTGTCGAAGctgaaaaagaggaggaaacgGTTCCTGCATCAGGTTCACTGTCCTTTGCGCTTCTGGAACAAGAGCAGACCAAAGATGCCCTGCGAATCTCTCGTACCCTTGTTGTCCTCAGAGGCCTTCCAGGAAGTGGTAAAAGCTTCCTGGCGCGCGCCATAGCTGATGCCTACAAAGACCACTGCTCTGTCCTCTGTGCTGACGAACACGGCGTGAAGCCAGAGAGCCCAGAAGCATCTGCTGATGGATACAAGGCTCTGGATGATGCTGTGGTAGCCTGCTGTGGTGCAGCAGCATCCTCTGTGCTGGTGGTGGTGGATGACACCAACCACACCCAGGACCGGCTGGCCCACCTTGGGGAGATCGCAGAGCAGCACCATCTTGTGGCGGTTTTCTTGGAGCCGCGTACTGAATGGAGCAGAGATCCAGCACAGCTGACCAAGAAGACCAGGCGTGGACTGGAGGCGGCTCAGCTGGAAGCCATGAAAGGTCCACTTTCTGAAATGTCCATCCCTCTTTACTTTGGCTGGTTCCTTCTTTCCTCCGTCCAGGAGAAGGTTCGGTGCACATCCATGGACTTCCTGAAAACCCTGGACACCTTGGAGACCTTTAAGAAGCACTTACCTGACT TCACTGGAAAAGCTGAGAAGGAGGTGGATTTGGAGCAGTACTTTCAAGCCAAAGGAGCCCTCCATTGCACTACAAAATTCTGTAACTATGGCAAAGCAGAGGGAGCCAAAGAGTATGCAGATAATCAA GCAGTTAAAGATCTCTATGGGACAGTGTCCGAGCTCTCCCTGAGTGCTCTTTTTGTCACCCCGCGcactgttggtgccagagtgtcCCTCACCGAGGAGCAGCTCATGCTTTGGCCAGCTGATGCTGAGAAGGAGGCAGATGTACCCGCAGCTGCCTCCCTCCCCCGAGGCAGCCGCGCCCATGTCACCCTGGGCTGTGCGGAGGGCGTGGAGCCGGTTCAGACGGGTCTGGATCTGCTGGAAATCCTGGCCCTGCAGCAGGAaggccagcagggggagctggtggaggagatggagcttGGCTCGCTGACCTACTACGGCAGTGGAAGGTGGCTGCTCAGTCTGAGGGAGCCAATCTGTGCCCCGGCATGCTTCTCCAGCTACTACGGGCGCAAGGAGTCAGAGCCAGCCAAAAAGGAGCCCGAGAGGAGGAGGAACAAGAAGTGCACCATACTGTAG